One Bacteroidia bacterium genomic region harbors:
- a CDS encoding helix-turn-helix domain-containing protein, giving the protein MALQEVLALQRTHDQRKEKRLADRFKAILCLNKGFSYAQTADLLMLDDNTVCSIYELYKSKEVDGLSQLNYRSKPIAEYTRKHRQFLFPPTSTFLNS; this is encoded by the coding sequence TTGGCTTTGCAAGAAGTCCTTGCCCTACAACGTACCCACGATCAGCGGAAGGAAAAACGATTAGCCGACCGGTTCAAAGCGATTCTTTGTTTAAATAAGGGATTCAGCTATGCACAAACAGCAGATTTGTTAATGTTGGACGACAACACTGTTTGTTCGATTTATGAATTGTATAAGAGCAAAGAAGTAGATGGATTGTCGCAACTCAATTACCGAAGTAAGCCGATAGCTGAATACACCAGAAAACATCGACAATTTCTATTTCCCCCTACCTCAACATTCCTTAATTCCTGA
- a CDS encoding oligosaccharide flippase family protein, with product MSIFKKASLLMFGQGINTLINFVFMPYMARSLSYEDYGSYGQTLVVIGLFAGVFSFGLSQIVYIFFSQDNESNKHVLTNNLLITLLSSITAYAIILSFSNILAGVMGNQLIQKLIKIYGFSLLFSPINASFHSNYIYQNKVKISIFILILVNLLRISLVILVIGIYNDIVLVFYVLTFISLLETLFHLVASKNYLKKTFDFKSMRSQLKTGFPIGLTSLFGIGIIYSDSVMVSNLLGVKEYAVYRNGAFEVPFISTIYGSIAAIILPEISKLWVNRNNSDIIKLKKKVITNTVSIIYPIVFFLFFNSKDIIVLYLGSNYEKSAIIFSVFNLTLLYRVNDYTDILIIANKTKFILLSNLLVFIINLILNYILIQLLGSSVGAAYATVISIFFLAFILLKKSLKYLNCKFKDIVEIEKILKLSILSITSVIAIKFYSFKLKTH from the coding sequence ATGAGTATTTTCAAAAAAGCAAGTTTACTAATGTTTGGACAAGGAATCAACACATTAATAAACTTTGTTTTTATGCCATATATGGCAAGAAGTTTAAGCTATGAAGATTATGGTTCATATGGTCAGACATTAGTCGTGATTGGGTTGTTTGCTGGTGTGTTTTCATTTGGTTTATCCCAAATAGTTTACATTTTTTTTTCTCAAGACAACGAATCAAACAAACATGTACTTACAAACAATTTATTAATAACATTATTATCCTCAATTACTGCTTATGCCATTATATTATCTTTTTCTAACATCCTTGCTGGAGTCATGGGAAATCAACTTATACAAAAGCTTATCAAGATATATGGCTTCTCATTACTTTTTTCACCAATTAATGCTAGCTTTCATTCTAACTATATATATCAAAACAAAGTAAAAATCAGCATTTTTATACTAATATTGGTTAACCTATTAAGAATTTCCTTAGTAATTTTAGTTATTGGTATTTATAATGACATAGTGTTGGTTTTTTATGTGCTTACTTTTATATCATTATTAGAAACACTTTTTCACTTAGTAGCTAGTAAAAACTATTTAAAGAAAACATTTGATTTTAAATCAATGCGGTCGCAATTAAAAACTGGCTTTCCAATTGGCCTTACTTCGTTATTTGGTATAGGAATAATATATTCTGATTCAGTTATGGTAAGTAATTTACTTGGTGTCAAAGAATATGCTGTTTACCGCAACGGTGCTTTTGAAGTACCTTTTATTTCTACAATTTACGGTTCAATAGCAGCAATAATATTGCCTGAAATCTCAAAATTATGGGTAAATAGGAATAATAGTGATATCATTAAACTAAAGAAAAAAGTAATAACTAATACAGTATCAATTATTTATCCAATAGTATTTTTTTTATTTTTTAATTCAAAAGACATAATAGTACTTTATTTAGGCAGTAATTATGAAAAAAGTGCTATTATTTTTTCAGTTTTTAATCTAACCCTACTGTATAGGGTCAACGATTACACAGATATATTAATAATAGCCAATAAAACAAAGTTCATTCTACTTTCAAACTTATTAGTATTCATAATTAATTTAATTTTAAATTATATTTTGATTCAATTATTAGGGTCGTCAGTTGGAGCTGCGTATGCAACTGTGATAAGTATTTTTTTTCTTGCTTTTATATTACTTAAAAAAAGCTTAAAATATCTAAACTGTAAATTTAAAGATATTGTTGAGATTGAGAAAATATTAAAGTTATCAATTTTAAGTATTACATCAGTAATTGCCATTAAGTTTTATTCTTTCAAATTGAAAACTCATTAA
- a CDS encoding acyltransferase: MKFGIFKAFLKYFGKTYYVHIPFGLLVVNFIFQRIFRINTDVPFSVNYTNRINGYKYIKIDESSMVSFTVSGGAYIVAHEKAEISIGKNVIFANNCCIQTINHGYIDRNNFTYAAVHIGDNCWLGNSVSILAGVSLGENVTVGANSVVTKSFPSNVVIAGVPAKIIKTIS; this comes from the coding sequence ATGAAATTTGGTATTTTTAAAGCCTTTTTGAAATATTTTGGTAAAACTTATTATGTTCATATACCTTTTGGATTATTAGTCGTTAATTTTATTTTTCAAAGAATTTTTAGAATAAATACCGATGTTCCTTTTTCTGTAAACTATACAAATAGAATTAATGGCTATAAATATATAAAAATTGATGAAAGCTCTATGGTTTCGTTTACCGTTTCTGGTGGAGCATATATCGTTGCACATGAAAAAGCTGAAATATCAATAGGGAAAAATGTGATTTTTGCGAATAACTGCTGTATTCAGACAATTAATCATGGTTACATTGATAGAAATAATTTTACTTATGCTGCTGTACATATTGGTGATAACTGTTGGTTAGGCAATTCTGTAAGTATATTGGCTGGAGTGAGTTTGGGAGAAAATGTTACAGTTGGTGCAAATTCTGTAGTAACTAAATCATTTCCTTCAAATGTAGTTATTGCTGGAGTGCCAGCTAAAATCATAAAAACTATTTCGTAA
- the rsmH gene encoding 16S rRNA (cytosine(1402)-N(4))-methyltransferase RsmH — protein sequence MEYHRSVMLSECLEALQIHPEKIYIDATLGGGGHTLAIAKQLTTGLIFAFDQDIDAIKNFSGHPNVVAVTANFSDIATELTKRNIFSVSGILADLGVSSHQIDIPERGFSFRYDGPLDMRMNKNQPKSAASILNEYSESAIEKMLNQYGDVSNSQKIARLIFNYKQFKPFQTTQDLVAALEPLTPKFHSYQFLAPIFQAIRIETNEEMKHLILFLEQAAKLLETNGKLVVLTYHSIEDRIVKHFMKSKNYSDDNADQVFGGSKGNVFEVLTKKAMPPSESEIAVNPRSRSAKLRAARKR from the coding sequence GTGGAGTATCATCGAAGTGTAATGCTTTCAGAATGTTTGGAAGCGCTACAAATACACCCTGAAAAAATCTATATAGACGCAACCTTAGGTGGCGGCGGCCATACATTGGCCATCGCTAAGCAGCTAACTACCGGATTAATCTTTGCCTTTGACCAAGATATTGATGCTATTAAAAATTTTTCCGGTCATCCGAATGTAGTTGCTGTTACAGCAAACTTTAGCGACATCGCCACAGAACTTACTAAACGCAATATCTTTTCGGTTTCTGGAATCTTAGCGGACTTGGGGGTTTCTTCACATCAAATAGATATTCCGGAACGAGGCTTTTCTTTTCGGTATGACGGCCCACTGGATATGCGTATGAATAAGAATCAACCGAAATCCGCTGCTTCTATCCTAAATGAATATTCAGAATCCGCGATTGAAAAAATGCTCAACCAATATGGAGATGTTTCAAACAGCCAAAAAATAGCGCGTTTAATATTTAACTACAAGCAGTTTAAGCCATTTCAAACGACCCAAGACTTAGTTGCAGCCCTCGAACCATTAACCCCAAAATTCCACAGTTATCAGTTTTTAGCACCCATTTTTCAAGCTATCCGAATTGAAACAAATGAGGAGATGAAGCATCTAATACTATTTTTAGAACAAGCTGCCAAGCTACTGGAAACCAATGGAAAACTGGTGGTTTTGACCTATCATTCTATTGAAGATAGAATCGTAAAACACTTTATGAAATCTAAAAATTACTCAGATGATAATGCGGATCAAGTTTTTGGAGGAAGTAAAGGGAATGTTTTTGAGGTATTGACCAAAAAGGCAATGCCCCCAAGTGAATCTGAAATTGCCGTAAACCCACGTTCCCGAAGTGCTAAACTGCGCGCTGCACGTAAGAGATAA
- the ruvA gene encoding Holliday junction branch migration protein RuvA, with translation MIAFIDGEVITAEPTLTVILSQEIGFELKISLHTYSELKIGERVRLYTQLVIRENDVHLYGFWNYTEKQLFNSLLTVSGVGGNTALTMLSKLPVSELSTAISQGNVSVLKSIKGIGEKTAARIILELQGKLILPATQTQTTHKQQSIDIISAKSVRLDSILALVNLGFPRNSTEKLVDQVLAKNPQFAVDEVIKSALQNR, from the coding sequence ATGATTGCTTTCATTGACGGTGAAGTAATAACAGCAGAACCAACTCTAACGGTTATTTTAAGCCAAGAAATTGGTTTTGAATTAAAAATATCGTTACATACCTACTCTGAACTTAAAATTGGAGAACGTGTTCGGCTTTATACACAATTAGTTATACGCGAAAATGATGTTCATCTGTATGGTTTTTGGAACTACACCGAAAAACAATTATTCAACTCACTACTAACTGTCAGTGGCGTTGGTGGGAATACAGCCCTCACAATGCTTTCCAAACTTCCTGTTAGTGAACTTTCTACGGCTATCAGCCAAGGTAATGTTTCGGTTTTGAAATCCATTAAAGGTATTGGCGAAAAAACGGCTGCCAGAATTATCTTAGAATTACAAGGCAAACTTATTTTACCGGCAACCCAGACTCAAACTACTCACAAACAGCAGAGTATAGATATTATAAGCGCAAAATCCGTTCGTTTGGATAGTATTTTGGCATTGGTAAACTTGGGCTTTCCCCGTAATTCGACGGAAAAATTGGTTGATCAAGTTTTAGCTAAGAATCCGCAATTTGCTGTGGATGAAGTAATTAAATCAGCTTTACAAAATCGTTGA
- a CDS encoding GAF domain-containing protein, whose amino-acid sequence MERLLSILRSKFGFSIVMLTVVAIFTVLIFSIIPLNERKFETQLNYESNATLAFIHSLVTNELTSNQYNSDLQLPALSPELLSKAKITTLAIFRNQKLLYQRSQSQHKLDFQNIQDSINFLKDDEYFYFKSFTTNYGTIQYILGTNVAESNTLHKQVRFNFILIIVFVVLITGLIYQMLRISYQNLQRQVIDSMDPIFDDTSANLSYEEKSVKVIDFAYVETIQQILRLKVSTFKDSFEILREQSENKIRELELSQQTTNKEVEEIKFKSDVLYEEIETLESEVASLQKSQFIEIAVTQFNNILQAQQRSLQEWGQQILDSITQQTNSIQGALFSFDSGNKNLQLIGSYNYTLSTQVSTIYDERDGLGSVALKQNQIIHLKTEEVGQFRVLSSATQLHPNSILIVPIVSNDESVGILELSSLDQYTEEQLDFLERIRSFIASSLTNLVNKENIRNLLYEAQEKTEMLMAQEEEMRQNIEELEATQEEMRRVEGELRSSEHQLKGLNENLESIVTERTQELRATLTDLETTQAQLIQSEKMASLGQLVSGVAHEINTPIGAIKASATNMADILPVIIKQLPSFRFDDKHQVLLAHILEDVLLNDQILTSKEERIKRKELMRQLEDLGITDAEEISRKLVEVGVIDRIEKYLPLFDAQESHAILDVVYSLGQLKVNLDNINIAAEKTKKIVFALKNYSYVQNQEAKTMTNVKDSIEIILTLYHNQIKYGIEIVRNYEDIPEVPTYPDELGQIWTNLIHNAIQAMNYHGTLQIDILDQPENIVVNITDSGPGIPPEIQGKIFDAFFTTKAQGEGSGLGLDICRKIVQKHDGKISFQTIPGKTTFTVTLPKQL is encoded by the coding sequence ATGGAGCGTTTACTATCTATTTTACGAAGTAAATTTGGGTTCTCAATAGTTATGCTAACTGTTGTGGCTATCTTTACTGTACTGATTTTTTCTATAATTCCGCTTAATGAGCGAAAATTTGAAACCCAACTAAACTACGAAAGTAATGCTACCTTAGCATTTATACATAGCTTGGTAACCAATGAATTAACCTCAAATCAATATAATTCAGACCTACAACTTCCGGCACTCTCACCCGAATTACTGTCTAAGGCAAAGATTACAACCTTAGCGATATTTCGTAACCAAAAACTACTCTACCAAAGAAGCCAATCCCAACATAAACTTGACTTCCAAAATATCCAAGATTCAATAAACTTTTTGAAAGATGATGAATATTTTTATTTCAAAAGTTTTACAACTAATTATGGAACGATACAGTATATTTTAGGAACAAACGTTGCAGAGAGCAATACCTTACATAAGCAGGTAAGGTTTAATTTTATCCTAATTATCGTTTTTGTTGTTTTAATAACCGGTTTGATTTACCAGATGTTGCGAATTTCATACCAAAACTTACAGCGACAAGTGATTGATTCTATGGATCCTATATTTGACGACACCTCTGCAAATCTAAGTTATGAAGAAAAATCTGTTAAGGTAATAGACTTTGCTTATGTTGAAACAATCCAACAAATATTAAGACTGAAGGTTTCTACCTTTAAAGATTCTTTTGAAATACTACGGGAACAATCAGAGAATAAAATACGGGAGCTTGAACTTTCACAACAAACTACTAATAAGGAGGTTGAAGAAATAAAATTCAAATCTGATGTACTATATGAAGAGATAGAAACCTTAGAATCCGAGGTAGCATCATTACAAAAAAGCCAGTTTATAGAGATAGCCGTTACGCAATTTAATAACATTTTACAGGCTCAGCAGCGCTCCCTGCAAGAATGGGGGCAGCAGATTCTGGATAGTATTACCCAACAAACGAATAGTATTCAAGGCGCTTTATTTTCCTTTGACTCCGGCAATAAAAACTTACAGTTAATTGGTAGCTATAACTATACACTTTCTACACAAGTTTCTACTATTTACGATGAAAGAGATGGGCTGGGTTCAGTAGCCTTAAAACAAAATCAGATAATTCATTTAAAAACAGAAGAAGTCGGGCAGTTCCGCGTTTTAAGTTCTGCAACCCAATTACATCCAAATTCTATTCTTATCGTTCCTATTGTTTCTAACGATGAATCGGTTGGTATCTTAGAGTTAAGTAGCTTAGACCAATATACCGAAGAGCAATTAGATTTCTTAGAAAGAATTCGTTCATTTATAGCCAGTTCATTAACAAATTTAGTGAACAAAGAAAATATCCGAAACCTACTGTATGAAGCGCAAGAAAAAACCGAAATGTTGATGGCACAAGAAGAAGAAATGCGCCAAAATATTGAGGAATTGGAGGCTACCCAAGAAGAAATGCGCCGCGTAGAGGGTGAACTTCGCTCCAGTGAGCATCAACTTAAAGGTCTTAATGAAAACTTAGAATCTATTGTTACCGAACGTACCCAAGAACTGAGAGCTACCCTTACGGATTTAGAAACCACCCAAGCACAGCTCATTCAATCCGAAAAAATGGCTTCATTAGGGCAATTAGTATCCGGCGTTGCCCATGAAATTAACACACCCATCGGAGCTATTAAAGCCTCAGCTACTAATATGGCTGATATTCTGCCGGTTATCATCAAACAGCTACCGTCTTTCCGTTTTGATGACAAACACCAAGTACTCTTAGCACACATTTTAGAAGATGTTTTGCTGAATGACCAAATATTGACATCCAAAGAAGAACGCATAAAGCGAAAAGAGCTGATGCGCCAACTCGAGGATTTAGGAATCACTGATGCAGAAGAAATCTCCCGAAAATTAGTTGAAGTAGGCGTTATTGACCGCATCGAAAAATATCTACCCTTGTTTGATGCCCAAGAAAGTCATGCTATCTTAGATGTAGTGTATTCCTTAGGGCAGCTAAAGGTAAATTTAGATAATATCAACATAGCTGCAGAAAAAACAAAAAAAATAGTATTTGCCCTAAAAAATTACTCCTACGTTCAAAATCAAGAGGCAAAAACGATGACTAATGTTAAAGATTCTATTGAGATTATTTTAACATTATATCATAATCAGATTAAATACGGTATCGAAATAGTTCGAAACTATGAGGATATACCAGAGGTTCCTACTTATCCTGACGAACTTGGTCAGATTTGGACAAACTTGATTCATAATGCAATTCAAGCTATGAATTATCATGGTACGTTACAAATAGATATTTTAGACCAACCAGAAAATATTGTCGTTAATATCACAGATTCCGGGCCGGGAATACCGCCTGAAATTCAAGGAAAAATCTTTGATGCTTTCTTTACCACAAAAGCGCAAGGAGAAGGTAGCGGACTTGGTTTAGATATTTGCAGAAAAATCGTACAAAAACATGACGGGAAAATCAGTTTCCAAACTATTCCGGGAAAAACAACATTTACAGTAACCCTGCCCAAACAGCTATGA
- a CDS encoding enoyl-CoA hydratase/isomerase family protein gives MSYQYLTIEERNRTALVTINRPDVLNALNTGVIAEIDAVFTEILGNSNYKGVILTGAGQKSFVAGADISELAALTEPTAVVLSKRGQAVFAKIENFPKPVVAAVNGFALGGGCELAMACHLRIASENAKFGQPEVNLGIIAGYGGTQRLTRLIGKTKALELLLTTDMITAAQAQGLGLVNAVVPIDQLIETALAMLQKCYKKSPRALANTITAVNACHETGVNGYEVEATLFGNCCHYSDFKEGTTAFLEKRAAQFQDI, from the coding sequence ATGTCATATCAATATCTTACGATTGAAGAGCGTAATCGTACTGCGCTTGTAACGATTAACCGTCCTGATGTTTTAAATGCTTTAAATACGGGTGTTATTGCTGAAATAGATGCTGTATTTACGGAGATTCTGGGTAATTCAAACTATAAAGGAGTAATATTAACCGGTGCAGGCCAGAAGTCATTTGTTGCTGGAGCGGATATTAGCGAATTAGCTGCTTTAACAGAGCCAACTGCTGTGGTATTAAGCAAACGTGGCCAAGCGGTTTTTGCCAAAATAGAGAACTTTCCCAAGCCGGTAGTAGCTGCCGTAAATGGCTTTGCCTTAGGCGGAGGCTGCGAATTAGCTATGGCTTGCCACCTTAGAATAGCTTCCGAAAATGCTAAATTTGGCCAACCGGAAGTTAATCTGGGAATTATTGCCGGATACGGAGGCACTCAACGCCTTACACGGCTAATTGGAAAAACAAAGGCATTAGAGCTATTACTCACAACCGATATGATAACCGCCGCTCAAGCACAAGGTTTGGGATTGGTAAACGCAGTCGTCCCCATTGACCAGCTAATTGAAACGGCCTTAGCTATGCTCCAAAAATGCTATAAAAAATCCCCCAGAGCATTAGCCAATACCATTACAGCAGTAAATGCCTGCCATGAAACCGGCGTAAATGGCTATGAAGTAGAGGCTACTCTTTTCGGTAACTGCTGTCATTACTCGGATTTTAAAGAAGGGACAACCGCATTCTTAGAAAAAAGAGCGGCTCAATTCCAAGATATTTAG
- a CDS encoding tetratricopeptide repeat protein — protein MFREKLHKIWCSGSVAAIYIVLSVILFGCGADRKNFIARTYHNTTSLFNGYYNANIRYKDGVKQVEANMPVPQDEFIPLLAVLDPQKSGGSLSLFDEAINKCDLVLYKHKNSKWADNCRFLIGRSWFYKKNYSLAIQNFEYVLSAYPKSNLKPAVTLWLAKTYFLNGSIFRAREVLNQLAQDKLLKKNLLGELTLLQATLAIQQEDYPGAITAIENNIEIIKPKKMRARCYFLLAQLYDTQKSFPKAYENYQKVVSMNTENNITFQAKINIAKLFTNYQEGHDESASITKLLRQLSKDVKYEEFLDQIYYQWALVELKKKDEAKAIEYLNLSLRKNKDNVRQKALSYYQIGRIYFYNQRKFTDAQAYFDSAATIIKPEAKEYDEIKSLAATLKEYVKHLNNMVLQDSLLALSALSPEQLEAKIDQIISAEEEKKRQEAAKKAQDEQDQLAKNFNTPPVDNQSATNRGSFYFDNVSMVAMGRQEFTRIWGNRNNEDNWRRKNKDIIIASAGDNAGDQAEDIPKDPVEARKVKREKMKTAVPKTPKEKTDAENKLIESMVALAQIYDQKLNQPDSAIALYNRIVTRFPDSDFAPKAYYGLYTLLLKKDPNKAEEYKQTIIKKFPGSMYAKLANKEIAGEEDANDTAFLAAYNALYDTYLQEQYSSVISFAGQIIAQHPTQKLIPNVYYLRGMSFGFLQQYDSLKTTFLFIKKNFPDAGIITQVNQTLALLNKGVAESGTQGENKTQNSASQNEGKTDNKTEHSDTATTNANDPRFAIFNAKKQANEIVLVIALIDKSIVTNDQLKIEISRFNSESFKNERLTTNVFLYHNQHHLVYISQFLDFKSADTYIRVLRNDPKIKQWLVKPEQDVMFITPSNFSQAYRNKKINDYQDFFLINYKEMLAE, from the coding sequence ATGTTTCGGGAAAAACTTCATAAGATTTGGTGTAGCGGAAGTGTAGCTGCTATCTACATAGTTTTGTCAGTAATTTTATTTGGTTGTGGTGCAGACCGAAAAAACTTTATTGCCAGAACCTATCATAACACAACTTCTTTATTTAATGGTTATTACAATGCTAACATACGGTACAAAGACGGTGTTAAACAGGTAGAGGCTAATATGCCGGTACCGCAGGATGAATTTATCCCGCTTTTGGCTGTCTTAGACCCCCAAAAATCCGGCGGCTCACTTTCTTTGTTTGATGAAGCAATCAATAAATGCGACCTTGTTTTGTATAAACATAAAAATAGCAAATGGGCCGATAACTGCCGATTTTTAATAGGTCGTTCATGGTTTTACAAAAAAAACTACAGCCTTGCTATACAAAATTTTGAATACGTTTTATCTGCCTACCCTAAATCAAATCTAAAACCGGCCGTTACTTTGTGGTTAGCTAAAACCTACTTTCTAAATGGAAGTATCTTCCGCGCTCGAGAAGTCCTAAACCAATTAGCACAAGATAAGTTATTAAAAAAGAACTTATTAGGAGAATTAACGCTCTTGCAAGCTACTTTAGCCATCCAGCAAGAAGATTATCCTGGAGCTATTACAGCTATTGAAAACAATATTGAAATCATCAAACCTAAAAAAATGCGTGCCCGATGCTATTTTTTGCTGGCACAGCTATATGATACCCAAAAATCTTTCCCCAAAGCCTACGAAAACTACCAAAAAGTAGTTTCTATGAATACCGAAAACAATATCACTTTTCAAGCTAAAATCAATATTGCTAAGCTATTTACCAATTATCAAGAAGGGCATGACGAATCAGCCTCTATCACCAAACTGCTACGCCAGCTTTCAAAAGATGTTAAATATGAAGAATTTTTAGATCAAATTTATTACCAATGGGCTTTGGTAGAGCTAAAAAAGAAAGATGAAGCTAAAGCAATAGAATATTTAAACCTTTCATTGCGAAAAAATAAAGACAACGTTCGCCAAAAAGCATTATCTTATTATCAAATAGGTAGGATTTATTTTTACAATCAACGCAAGTTCACCGATGCTCAAGCCTATTTTGATAGTGCAGCTACCATCATAAAGCCAGAAGCAAAAGAATATGATGAAATAAAATCGCTGGCCGCTACACTAAAAGAATATGTGAAGCACTTGAATAACATGGTTTTACAAGATTCTTTATTGGCCCTAAGTGCTTTAAGCCCAGAACAATTAGAGGCCAAAATAGATCAAATTATATCTGCCGAAGAAGAAAAAAAACGCCAAGAAGCTGCCAAAAAAGCCCAAGACGAGCAAGACCAGTTAGCTAAAAATTTTAACACTCCTCCCGTTGATAATCAAAGTGCGACCAATCGAGGAAGTTTTTATTTTGATAACGTAAGTATGGTCGCAATGGGGCGGCAAGAATTTACCAGAATATGGGGAAATAGAAATAATGAAGATAACTGGCGGCGTAAAAATAAAGATATTATCATAGCTTCCGCAGGAGATAATGCAGGCGACCAAGCCGAAGATATTCCCAAAGACCCCGTAGAAGCCAGAAAAGTAAAGCGCGAAAAAATGAAAACGGCTGTTCCGAAAACACCCAAAGAAAAAACCGATGCCGAAAATAAACTTATCGAATCTATGGTAGCATTAGCTCAAATCTACGACCAAAAACTAAATCAGCCGGATTCCGCAATAGCTTTATACAACCGTATCGTAACACGCTTCCCCGATTCTGACTTCGCCCCCAAAGCCTATTACGGTCTCTATACTTTATTGCTCAAAAAAGATCCCAATAAAGCCGAAGAATATAAACAAACTATCATTAAAAAATTTCCCGGAAGCATGTATGCTAAACTTGCCAATAAAGAAATTGCCGGAGAAGAAGACGCTAACGACACAGCATTCTTAGCAGCTTATAACGCTCTCTATGACACCTACTTACAAGAACAATATAGTTCCGTAATCTCTTTTGCCGGCCAAATTATAGCCCAACACCCAACCCAAAAGCTAATCCCAAACGTTTATTATCTGCGTGGTATGAGTTTTGGATTTTTACAACAATATGATAGCTTAAAAACCACTTTTCTATTCATTAAGAAAAATTTCCCGGACGCAGGAATCATTACGCAGGTGAATCAAACACTGGCATTGCTAAATAAAGGAGTCGCAGAATCAGGAACACAGGGAGAAAATAAAACCCAAAACTCAGCATCTCAAAACGAAGGAAAAACCGACAACAAAACAGAACATTCTGATACAGCTACAACCAATGCAAATGACCCCAGATTCGCTATCTTTAACGCCAAAAAACAGGCAAATGAAATTGTGCTGGTAATTGCCTTAATAGACAAATCTATCGTTACTAACGACCAATTAAAAATAGAAATATCCCGATTTAATTCGGAATCATTTAAGAATGAGAGACTTACAACAAACGTATTTTTGTATCATAACCAACACCATTTGGTTTATATCAGCCAGTTTTTAGATTTCAAAAGTGCAGATACTTACATACGAGTATTACGCAATGACCCCAAAATAAAACAATGGTTAGTTAAGCCCGAACAAGACGTGATGTTTATAACCCCCTCTAATTTCTCACAGGCTTATCGAAACAAAAAGATAAACGATTATCAAGATTTCTTCCTAATAAATTACAAAGAAATGCTGGCCGAATAA
- a CDS encoding rhomboid family intramembrane serine protease gives MQEDSETFRISLRAGFWAGILMLVLFLTLFMETVSNQSLANLGNYPKTWLGIVGIFVSPLIHSNFNHLLGNLLPVCGGFFLVGLLYPDIALRVLSIIWIATGILVWFTGRPAYHIGSSGVGYGLISFLFFIGLLRKDRSAMVISLLVLLTQSTMIIGWLPLDYKVSYESHAAGIVVGTFTALIYFNRYPRQNINISTDLVDFPEEVVPIYPKVVVTPKELGTSYSVQNEDNELMVKHKTEDLA, from the coding sequence GTGCAGGAAGATTCAGAAACATTCAGAATTAGTTTACGAGCCGGTTTTTGGGCGGGGATTTTGATGTTAGTGCTGTTTCTGACCTTGTTTATGGAAACGGTGTCTAACCAATCTTTGGCCAATCTGGGAAATTATCCCAAAACGTGGCTCGGAATCGTTGGCATTTTTGTTTCTCCGCTGATTCACAGCAACTTTAATCATCTGCTGGGAAATTTATTGCCGGTATGCGGTGGTTTTTTTTTAGTTGGACTGTTGTATCCTGATATTGCTTTGCGGGTGCTATCAATTATTTGGATTGCTACGGGAATATTGGTTTGGTTCACCGGCAGGCCGGCCTATCATATCGGGAGTAGCGGCGTTGGGTATGGACTTATCTCTTTTCTGTTTTTTATTGGCTTATTGCGTAAAGACAGAAGTGCTATGGTAATTTCCTTACTCGTTTTGCTTACCCAATCAACGATGATAATTGGTTGGTTACCATTAGATTACAAGGTTTCTTATGAAAGTCATGCCGCCGGTATTGTTGTGGGCACGTTCACCGCACTTATCTACTTTAACCGTTATCCTCGTCAAAATATCAATATATCCACAGATTTAGTTGATTTTCCGGAGGAGGTCGTTCCTATTTATCCAAAGGTGGTTGTAACGCCAAAGGAATTAGGAACAAGCTATTCTGTTCAAAATGAAGACAATGAGTTAATGGTCAAACATAAAACCGAAGACCTTGCTTAG